One window of Candidatus Sysuiplasma jiujiangense genomic DNA carries:
- a CDS encoding DUF559 domain-containing protein: MISEEEPQYESWAERRFAPYVEQIAKEMKLDFEYQHSVKETSYSTWVEWCNDGEDDSEYNDDDTPRKWRLVDGRWEHGRYIQCEEPHTYEKYRLDFVLKGNGVKVDLEVDGKRWHDNEKDRIRDRYMESAGYHIIRVAAKDVNKDPLSLAIRIKNEIRMLRWEAVQ, translated from the coding sequence TTGATATCTGAAGAAGAGCCTCAATACGAAAGTTGGGCTGAAAGACGTTTCGCGCCTTATGTCGAACAGATAGCGAAAGAAATGAAGCTTGATTTCGAATACCAGCACTCGGTAAAAGAGACATCCTATTCCACATGGGTAGAATGGTGTAATGATGGCGAGGATGACAGCGAATACAACGATGATGACACGCCTCGCAAGTGGAGATTAGTAGATGGACGGTGGGAACATGGACGCTATATTCAATGTGAGGAACCGCATACTTACGAGAAATACCGTCTGGATTTTGTGCTTAAGGGCAATGGTGTCAAGGTTGATTTGGAGGTTGACGGTAAGCGCTGGCACGACAATGAGAAGGATCGAATACGTGATCGTTACATGGAGAGCGCAGGATATCACATTATACGGGTGGCAGCAAAAGATGTCAATAAGGATCCTCTTTCATTGGCCATCAGGATCAAAAATGAGATTAGGATGCTTCGATGGGAGGCCGTCCAATGA